GAACAAAGCCCTCCTTATCAAGCTTTGTTGGTcaataaaacatggaaaaactCTTCTCAGCCGGTTCTTTAATGCTAGATTTTTAAATGCATATGGTTCTCTTAAAAGGGCATAAAAGTTTTCATCAGTCTGGCTGGGCATCAGGAAAGTTTGGGGTGAGGTCAGTCAAAAGGAGAGGTGGGTTAGTTGGTAACGGTCAAAGTATAAATTTATGGAAGCATAAGTGGATTAGAGATTTTTCAATTGAGGAGAGCTTGGACCATGATCCTAGTATTTTTCAGCGTTTCAAATCCAAGGTTTCAGATTATATTGTAGATCATCAATGGGGTTTTCATCTCATGGTTGTATGAAGAATATTTCTGAGTTTGCTAAGTTGATTGAAATTCCAGATTCAGATATGGATGACATATGCATATGGAATCTCTCCAACTCAGGTATTTTTTTCTGTTCATTATGCTTGGAATGAGATCAGATCTAGGAACACGAAGGTTTCTTTGTTCGCCTGCATTTGAAAGAATTTTACAGCCGGACATTCCATCTTGGGCTGTCGATTAATGCACTTAAAGCTACCTACAGATAACTTGATAGCTTGGAAAGGTATTCCTCTGGTGTCCAGATGTGACCTTTCTAAAGCTTCATGTGAGTCAATTGATCATATTTTTCTGCATTACCCAATTTCAATGTCACCATGGAGAAGATTTGCTGGCCTCCTTGGATTTTCAAGGAGGGCTTCCGATTCAATATGGAGTTATTTCAGTGGTGGCAATCTCAAAAGCAAGGGTATCAAACCTGATAGAGGAGTTATTTCAGTTGTTGGGTTTTGTTCCTTGTTACATTTGGATTGAACGGAACTCATGCCGTTTGAAGGAAAGTCTAAGATCTCTACCCAGATTTTTGCCTTTATCATTAGAAACTTATTGGACGCAGCTCCTAAGATGGATTGCTCAGTTTTAAATCTTTGGGGGACCTTCTAACGATGAATAGATTGGGTTTGTCTTTCCCTCTTCATGCTCCAAAAATTCTTGAGGTTTTTTGGGGCAAACCCAAAGAAGGGTGGAAAAAGTTGAATGTAGACAGATGCTCTCTTGGTGAAGGGCTTGTGCAGCTGGTGTATTTTGGGACCATTAGGGTGTGCATTTATGTGCCTTAAATCATTTTTTGGGTGTAGGTACCACCTGTGGAGCTGAATTTACAGCTCTCCTCCTTGGTCTTCATAAGGCAAAAGCGATGGACATAGATAAATTGTGGGTGGAAATCCTGTCAAATTTGGTTCCTTGGTTCTGTTGCCAACAATGGTAGGATTTGAAGTTCTTCTTAGCATTGATCTTATGGAAGATTAATCACTGTTACAGGGAAGCTAATGGCATGGCTGATCATCTAGCTAAAGAGGCTGCAACTCATGGAACTTCTGTAGTCTTTTTGAATCTTCCTCTTCTGTGGAATGAGCTGGTGTGGGAGGCGCAATCTCATCCCAGATTACGTTATGAGTGTTTGTAATGCTTGTCTGTTTGGTTGCGTTCTGATTTCCTGCTGATGTCATTGCCGAAGGTGGGTTTCTGGATCAATTTAGGTTCTTGTTACTGTCTGGTCATGCCTAGACGTTAATTctgtatattctttcttcttctttttttaaataatattttcttgcttACCTTTTGCAAAAAAATATGTGGATATTTGTCCACTTTGCACTATTGGCTGTAACCAAACACGTTTCCAATAATCTCCACAAAGAGCAACCCCCTGTATAtcattttattatataaaagcacgaatTCATGCCTCGGGGCTAATCTTTCACTTGGTATctttacctttctttttttatttaaataccatattttcttcattgtgttctctctttccttcttaccCTTCATCTTTTTAACTTATTTTTAATTCTAAAatgatctctctttctcccaaattGTCTCCCTCTTCGTGCAAATAGTCTCTTTTCTCCCAAACTGTCCCCCTCTTCAGTTCTGTTGTACTCAACTTTTCATACTTGTTGGAGGATTATTCTAGATCTCAGAACCAAGCCTGTCAGAATATGGTGAAACtttgcagattttttttcttccagttAACTAATCTATTGAATGAATTTTTATGTTGTTTAATTAGATCTGCTAAGGCTATTAGGTTATTTTGTTTTGTGTTCTTATTCATATAACCTGTGATCCTGTTTGAGGTAATCAACAACTGGATTTTCCTGATTCAGGATTAGTCTTCATTAGCATCCCTCAAAACTCTAGCATATCACAAAAATATCCAATAGATAACTGCAAACCCACATCAATTAAAAACAAGTCTCATACAATTAATAACCGAATCATCAAGTTGTCACTGATCTCACACACATTATCTTGCTTTAGGAAACATttgtttaaaaatttcatgttctTATTTACTCTCTTCATGGTCAACTTTAGCCCAAAAAAAAGCTCTTTTCCTTGGTCAATATCACTATTTGCTTTGACAAGATTCTTCCATAGTCTGGTAATAGTAGTATATCACTAGCTTTTTAATTCTGTTAAGTTACATATCTTGTCATCTATTTCTTCGCATTGCTCAAACTGTTGAATCATTTTCGGGTCTTCAATTTAAATGTATCGTTCCCAAGGGGTTAGCTCACTACGCAACAACGCCTtacaattaagaggtcatgggTTCAACTCTCCGATGTTCCTTCAGTGTGTATTAATAGGGACTTCTTTCTACTTTATTGTTTCATGTCATTTTTCTGTAGCGCAAATTT
This genomic window from Macadamia integrifolia cultivar HAES 741 unplaced genomic scaffold, SCU_Mint_v3 scaffold2682, whole genome shotgun sequence contains:
- the LOC122067043 gene encoding uncharacterized protein LOC122067043, with protein sequence MGFSSHGCMKNISEFAKLIEIPDSDMDDICIWNLSNSGTTCGAEFTALLLGLHKAKAMDIDKLEANGMADHLAKEAATHGTSVVFLNLPLLWNELVWEAQSHPRLRYECL